A stretch of Oncorhynchus mykiss isolate Arlee chromosome 12, USDA_OmykA_1.1, whole genome shotgun sequence DNA encodes these proteins:
- the LOC110538383 gene encoding myocardin-related transcription factor A isoform X7 — translation MPPLKSPAAFHEQRRSLERARTEDYLKRKIRSRPERSELVRMHILEDHVPDGCWLANPLCAVCSETSVEPSLQAKQLQLKRARLADDLNDKISHRPGPMELIHKNILPVHSSIKQAIIETDFPKVAGEISSFDEDSSDTLSPEQPIGQESPLGHGPLPSPPDALACNSTPTQFLTQVPPPPPPLPPFHGPCQPVKLSNGTAVLRTGPALIKFQPKPTSERPPQRSKKPKDNKPKVRKLKYHQYIPPDQKADHEPPPQLDSTYAKILHQQQLFLQLQILNQQQQHYNYHTILPAPPKPLTDQPPPTNGPSPSPAVPAPSTSSSSQSAPSRQNVTHVGGATLGCLPPNLDDLKVAELKHELKLRSLPVSGTKNDLIERLRNYQAQQNSRGGGSATTTTAGGATGSGAGASKTNHPTQQQQKQLLLLQQQQLSQHQALSSVGHQSGEAGVVTLATFPFMTTAPQQIMHFGSTSSSPPVSPAPSDRSLAGMSPDETSCNGDSFGEMVSSPLTQLSLHPSPQHLGTIKEELSGSAPTACQFSMASLQKRLQVAPPSVNKDQMLQEKDKQIEALTCMLRQKQRLVETLRVQLEQGKRGGRDAPPEPLGLVRVKEEPPDIPSIPSTFCPIARSPTPSQCHMEVTKMTIKQEVGDVEEAVEPSLEAPPQQVQLEQIQAQQRSQLEQLKLQQMQQINALQLAQQQALQQLLLQQNQQNLQKHRSQQRKKKSHKQQLKQQQQQLLSQQQQQIQSKNQQLLQSKHQHQQILQAQQQQQQLKSQQVSQMFLNQQSRSTTSFPLDLLKTHSTPTLVTDSNGNHFLIALTNHCAESQGSEMPQGTPQGKASNRIILQRLQSTPTKLPSQSPLQLSSSDTQSKPKTQPGLVKQPTRKGQKAGLQVSTNHSPGVALSFSAPPNLQPFFPNDDSSPSEKDTSPSPPAQTEDLSPGLDHEPLFSPPSPKQTPSPNPPDDKDNGSTQHMDDLFDILIQTGEISATFKPAPDPSLARLRPNTPSPSRSQAPSPLQLQLHFSPPTPPEPETPKPSPGEEELQAPATDDQDVSNTGSGRLEDFLESTTGKPLLGVEPGGPLTLIDDLHSQMLSTPSILDHTSSPMDTYELSGYTANPPGLNFGDHALDSMDWLDITMGGASNEIAGLAPLGPLGPHTPPSVFSADFLDSSDLQLHWDSCL, via the exons ATGCCAC cactGAAAAGTCCAGCTGCCTTCCACGAACAGAGACGAAGTTTAGAGCGAGCGCGG aCTGAAGACTACCTAAAGAGGAAGATCCGAAGTCGGCCGGAGAGGTCGGAGCTGGTCAGGATGCACATTCTGGAGG ATCACGTGCCTGATGGTTGTTGGCTGGCTAACccgctgtgtgctgtgtgttcaGAGACGTCGGTGGAACCCTCCCTCCAGGCCAAACAACTGCAGCTGAAGAGGGCCCGTCTGGCTGACGACCTCAACGACAAGATCTCCCACCGGCCCGGCCCCATGGAGCTCATTCACAAGAACATCCTGCCTGTACACAGCAGCATCAAACAGGCCATCATAG agACAGACTTCCCCAAGGTTGCTGGGGAGATATCCTCCTTTGATGAGGACAGTAGTGATACTCTCTCTCCTGAGCAGCCCATTGGTCAGGAGTCTCCGCTGGGCCACGGCCCTCTGCCCTCTCCCCCTGACGCCCTAGCTTGCAACAGCACCCCCACACAGTTTCTCACTCAGGTTCCTCCgccaccccctcctcttcctcccttccatGGGCCCTGCCAACCAGTGAAGTTGAGCAATGGGACAGCAGTTCTGAGAACCGGCCCTGCACTGATCAAG TTCCAGCCAAAGCCCACCTCAGAACGCCCCCCTCAGCGATCCAAGAAGCCCAAGGACAACAAGCCCAAGGTGAGGAAGCTGAAGTACCACCAGTACATCCCCCCGGACCAGAAGGCCGACCACGAGCCGCCCCCTCAGCTGGACTCCACCTACGCCAAGATCCTCCACCAGCAGCAGCTCTTCCTCCAGCTGCAGATCCTCAACCAGCAGCAGCAACACTACAACTACCACACCATCCTTCCTGCACCACccaa acCACTAACAGATCAACCACCTCCCACCAATGGCCCCTCTCCTTCTCCGGCCGTACCCGCCCCCTCGACATCCTCCTCCAGTCAAAGTGCACCAAGCCGGCAGAATGTCACACATGTAGGAGGGGCCACACTAGGTTGTTTGCCTCCTAACCTGGACGACCTGAAG GTGGCTGAACTGAAGCATGAGCTCAAACTGCGGAGCTTGCCTGTATCAGGCACCAAGAATGACCTCATCGAGCGGTTGAGGAACTACCAGGCTCAGCAGAAcagtcgtggtggtggtagtgcaACAACTACAACAgcagggggtgccacagggtctGGGGCCGGAGCTTCCAAAACCAACCacccaacacaacaacaacaaaaacaactactactactacaacaacagcaACTTTCCCAACACCAGGCCCTGTCCTCTGTGGGCCACCAATCAGGAGAAGCAGGTGTGGTAACCTTGGCAACCTTCCCGTTCATGACCACTGCTCCACAGCAGATCATGCACTTTGGCAGCACTAGCTCCTCCCCGCCAGTCTCTCCTGCCCCCTCGGACCGCTCGCTAGCTGGGATGAGTCCAGACGAGACGAGCTGTAATGGAGACTCATTTGGGGAGATG GTAAGCTCTCCACTCACCCAGCTaagcctccatccctccccccagCACCTTGGCACTATCAAAGAGGAGTTGAGCGGCTCGGCCCCAACAGCCTGCCAGTTCTCCATGGCTTCTCTGCAGAAACGCTTGCAAGTAGCACCCCCGTCTGTGAACAAGGACCAGATGCTGCAGGAGAAGGACAAGCAGATCGAGGCGCTGACGTGCATGCTAAGACAGAAACAGCGGCTGGTGGAGACCCTGCGCGTCCAGCTGGAACAGGGCAAGAGAGGGGGCCGGGACGCCCCCCCAGAACCCCTGGGCCTTGTCAGGGTGAAGGAAGAGCCCCCAGACATCCCCAGCATCCCCTCCACATTTTGCCCCATTGCCCGCTCCCCAACTCCTTCCCAGTGCCACATGGAGGTCACCAAGATGACCATCAAGCAGGAGGTCGGGGATGTGGAAGAGGCCGTGGAGCCGTCCTTGGAAGCCCCACCTCAGCAGGTGCAGCTGGAGCAGATCCAGGCGCAGCAGCGGTCGCAGCTCGAGCAGCTGAAGCTACAGCAGATGCAGCAGATCAACGCGCTGCAGCTGGCACAGCAGCAGGCCTTGCAGCAGCTGCTCCTACAGCAGAACCAGCAGAATCTGCAGAAACACCGCTCACAGCAGAGGAAGAAGAAGTCCCACAAGCAACAGCtcaagcagcagcagcaacagctaCTGTcccaacaacaacagcagatACAATCAAAGAACCAACAGCTGTTACAGTCAAAGCATCAACATCAGCAGATATTGCaggcacaacaacaacaacagcagctgaAGTCACAACAG GTGTCTCAGATGTTCCTCAATCAGCAGTCGCGCTCCACCACTTCCTTCCCCTTGGATCTCCTCAAGACACACTCCACACCTACCCTGGTGACAGACAGCAACGGCAACCATTTCCTCATCGCACTGACCAATCACTGTGCCGAGAGCCAAGGGAGTGAAATGCCACAAGGCACTCCACAGGGCAAAGCATCCAATCGCATCATACTGCAG AGACTGCAGTCAACTCCCACCAAGCTGCCCAGCCAATCCCCTCTTCAGTTGTCCAGCAGTGACACCCAATCAAAACCGAAAACTCAACCAGGCCTCGTGAAACAGCCAACCAGAAAG GGACAGAAGGCGGGGCTGCAGGTGTCAACCAATCACTCCCCAGGGGTCGCGCTCTCCTTCTCTGCCCCGCCCAATCTCCAGCCTTTCTTCCCCAATGATGACTCCTCCCCTTCTGAAAAAgacacctccccctctcctccagctcaAACA GAGGATTTGAGTCCAGGTCTTGACCATGAACCCCTGTTCAGCCCTCCTTCTCCCAAACAAACGCCCTCCCCTAACCCACCGGATGACAAG GATAATGGTTCCACCCAGCATATGGACGACCTCTTCGACATCCTGATTCAGACAGGAG aaaTCTCAGCCACCTTCAAACCAGCGCCCGACCCTTCCCTGGCGCGATTGCGCCCCAACACCCCTTCCCCTTCCCGCTCTCaggccccctcccctctccagctTCAACTCCACTTTTCGCCCCCCACCCCTCCCGAACCCGAGACCCCCAAGCCGAGCCCAGGGGAAGAGGAGCTGCAGGCGCCGGCCACCGATGATCAGGACGTAAGCAACACAGGAAGTGGACGTCTGGAGGACTTCCTGGAGAGCACCACGGGCAAACCCCTCCTGGGAGTGGAGCCTGGCGGGCCCCTGACCCTGATTGACGACCTTCACAGTCAAATGCTGAGCACCCCCAGCATCCTGGACCACACATCCTCGCCCATGGACACCTATGAGCTGTCGGGCTACACGGCCAACCCCCCTGGCCTGAACTTCGGAGACCATGCCCTGGACAGCATGGATTGGCTGGATATCACCATGGGAGGGGCGAGCAACGAGATTGCAGGGCTCGCCCCACTGGGTCCCCTGGGCCCCCACACTCCCCCCAGCGTCTTCTCAGCAGACTTTCTGGACAGTTCAGACCTGCAGCTCCACTGGGACTCCTGCTTATAG